The Chitinophaga pinensis DSM 2588 region TATTGCTGACGGCAGCGGTGGGTTAAAACTTACAGCATTAAATTACGCATTTATTTGTTCATTTTATCTTTTCCGTTTGTTCATTTTATCTCTCCCTGCAGCCGTTTTGCATAGCTCCCTCCAAGTTTCATATATTTGCAGTTATGGCAGAAGATCTGAGCATCGTTAAAGGAGACAAGACAGCAGAATATCAATCTATTATTCCGCAGATAAAAGCACTGGTGACGGGTGAACCCGACCTCATCGCCAACCTGGCCAACACCGTAGGAGCACTGAAAGAACAGTTCAACTGGTTCTGGGTTGGATTTTATCTTGTAAAAGGTGATGAACTGGTACTGGCACCCTTCCAGGGACCTGTAGCCTGCACCCGCATCAAAAAAGGACGCGGCGTTTGCGGTACCAGCTGGGCAGAAGCAAAAACACTCATCGTCCCTGATGTAGAAGCTTTCCCCGGACATATCGCCTGCAGCAGTCTGTCCAAATCAGAAATAGTAGTTCCTGTTATCCGTAATGGCGTGGTTATTGGTGTATTAGATGTCGACAGCGAACTACTCAATCATTTCGATGAAACAGATCAGCAGTTTCTTGAAGAGATAGTAGCGTCCCTCGATTTTGGCGCATAACTTCATTATACCAGACCCATAAACCAATTATGTTTTTTTTCCGCAAGAAGTCCGATACAACTAATGCGAACATTCCGTTCCTCGCCGGAATAGAAACCGACATCCATTCTCACCTGGTGCCGGGAGTAGACGATGGCGTACAGGATGTTGAAACCTCTGTCCGTTTCATTGAAACACTGCACGAACTGGGCATCCAGAAGGTGATTACCAGTCCGCATATCATTATAGACCGCTATCCGAATTCCGCTGAAACACTCAGCGCACCTTTCCAGACCGTAAAAGAAGCATTACTGGCGAAAGGGTCTGCCGTTAGCTTCCACCATGCCGCTGAATACTACATGGACGAATACTTTGAAGAACTCATGAAATCTTCCCGCCTGCTCACCCTCAACGGTGAACTGCTGCTGGTGGAAATCTCCTTCATGTGTGCGCCCCCACAGCTGCATCAGTGGCTATTCGAACTATCCGCTCAGGGCTACCGCCCCATCCTGGCACATCCGGAGCGTTATAACTACTATCACCAGGAAACAGAAGAATACAGGACCTTCAAACAGCGGGGTTGCTACCTCCAGGTCAATCTTCTCTCCCTCGCAGGTTATTATGGCCGGCATATCCAAAAAGCCGCCGAATGGCTAATCGAAGAGGAACTGGTCGATTTTATCGGTACAGACCTGCATCATGATAAACATCTGCAAGCCATCAAAGCTATTGCGAAAGACAAAAAGCTGGTAAAACTGCTTGAGAACTATCCTTTTAAAAATAAGACGCTGACGACCGCCGCACAGGTGATAAAGTAACCAATACGACATGATAGCAGTTATCGGCTTAGGCTATGTGGGCCTCCCCCTTGCAATTGAGTTTGCCAGAAAGTATAAAGTGCTGGGCTTTGATATCAACGCTGCGCGCGTCCATGAACTGTGCAACGAACAGGATAAAACCCGTGAAGCCGACATAGATGCCCTCCGCGAAGTACTGAAACAAGGAGCCAATACAGACGCCTCCGTCTCCGGCGGACTACAGCTTTCTTCCGATAAAAATGACCTGAAAGCCTGTCAGATATACATCGTTACCGTTCCCACTCCCATAGACCAGTTCAAATCACCCGATCTCACCTTCCTGCTGGGCGCCTCCGCCATGCTGGGCACCGTACTCAAACCAGGTGATATCGTTATTTATGAATCCACCGTATATCCGGGATGTACAGAAGATGACTGCGTACCTGTACTGGAAGCACATTCCGGCCTACGTTACAACCAGGACTTTTTTGTAGGTTATTCGCCCGAAAGGATTAACCCCGGTGATAAAGTCAATACCCTCACAAAGATCAAAAAAGTAACCAGCGGCTCCACTCCGGAAATAGCAACCCGTATCGACGAACTATACGCTTCCATCATCACTGCCGGTACGCATAAAGCCCCCAGCATTAAAGTAGCAGAAGCCTCCAAAGCCATCGAAAATGCGCAACGCGACGTCAATATTTCCTTTGTGAATGAACTGGCCCTGATCTTCGACCGTATCGGTATCGATACCAACGATGTCATCGAAGCAGCCGCTACTAAATGGAACTTTTTGAAATATAAACCCGGTCTGGTCGGTGGACACTGTATCGGTGTAGATCCTTATTACCTGGCACATAAAGCCGAGTCATTAGGATACCATCCACAGGTTATTCTCTCCGGCAGACGCGTCAATGACCAGATGGGTTACTTCGTAGCCAGTAAGGTGGTTAAACTCATGATCGAAAAAGATCATAAGATTAAGGGCGCTCATGCCCTGATCATGGGAATCACATTTAAGGAGAATTGTCCTGATGTCCGGAATACGCGTGTTGTTGACATTTACCATGAATTGAAGCAATACGGACTTGATGTTACGGTGTATGATCCATGGGCAGATCCGGAGGAAGTGAAAAAAGAATATGGCGTGCCTACTGTCACTAAACTGGAAGGAACGGAAGTCTTTGACGCCATGGTGATTGCGGTGGCACACCGGGAATTTCTGAGCTTCGACTTTAAAAAATTTGGCAGCAGTAATGCGGTTATTTTTGATACCAAAGCTTGTATAGACAGGGATTTGGTGGATGGAAGACTGTAAAGCGAACTGTAATTATATTGAAAAAGCGTCTGCCGATGGTGGACGCTTTTTTGTTTCAAGTGGGTTTAGCGGATTATGTTAAATATTGGACGGTCTGCTGCGGGTTGAGGTGGGACGCCGGGCTAAGGCCCTTTGTCTCTACCTCAACCCCTCCGCTGATAATGCCTGTCGTTTAAGTAAGAGTGGCTGAATACTAATGCTCTTACTCTGCCATATACTGATTGTTATTGTACTTCACACTATATCATCAATTACAGGAATAGCACTTTCTACGAAAAGCATTATCCGCACATAGCGTCATTGGATGGAGACAGCCCGGTCACAGCGAAGGATTTCAGATGGAGACCCTGGCCTTAGCTCTTGAAGTATGTCCATCCGCTTGATACGGGTTAAACAGATATTCAAAAGCCAAACACGACCATCCAAGCCCCATGCATAGGAACTTCAAAGAGCGTCATCCAGTCGTCCCATCTGAAACCGAAGCGTAAGACCTAACCCTGAAAACAATGACTGCAACTGCAATTACAAACCAAAACCTGCACATTCATGCACCTCCAAGATCATCGCCAGTACTCCTAACCAATAATTTAACGTTTCTCAAAACGATATTCTCTTTTTTATATACAAAATCAATTAGTTGTAATAATTTCCTTACCTTTACTTCAGTACGCTGCTTTTGCAATACAGAGAAAAAAAATCCCATATCTTTCTTCCAAAGCCTCACTACTTGTTATTGTTCTATTATAACCTTGTCATGTCCGGCCTAAAAGCCCGCCAATTTATTAACCATTAAAAGGCGAAGTATTAACCTAATAACCAAGATTCTCAAAAAACAGCTATAAGCGGCTGATTTTAGGGGATAAACCATGTACCATGAATACACCTTATCCGGCTGCCTCCGC contains the following coding sequences:
- a CDS encoding tyrosine-protein phosphatase, which gives rise to MFFFRKKSDTTNANIPFLAGIETDIHSHLVPGVDDGVQDVETSVRFIETLHELGIQKVITSPHIIIDRYPNSAETLSAPFQTVKEALLAKGSAVSFHHAAEYYMDEYFEELMKSSRLLTLNGELLLVEISFMCAPPQLHQWLFELSAQGYRPILAHPERYNYYHQETEEYRTFKQRGCYLQVNLLSLAGYYGRHIQKAAEWLIEEELVDFIGTDLHHDKHLQAIKAIAKDKKLVKLLENYPFKNKTLTTAAQVIK
- a CDS encoding GAF domain-containing protein; its protein translation is MAEDLSIVKGDKTAEYQSIIPQIKALVTGEPDLIANLANTVGALKEQFNWFWVGFYLVKGDELVLAPFQGPVACTRIKKGRGVCGTSWAEAKTLIVPDVEAFPGHIACSSLSKSEIVVPVIRNGVVIGVLDVDSELLNHFDETDQQFLEEIVASLDFGA
- a CDS encoding nucleotide sugar dehydrogenase; protein product: MIAVIGLGYVGLPLAIEFARKYKVLGFDINAARVHELCNEQDKTREADIDALREVLKQGANTDASVSGGLQLSSDKNDLKACQIYIVTVPTPIDQFKSPDLTFLLGASAMLGTVLKPGDIVIYESTVYPGCTEDDCVPVLEAHSGLRYNQDFFVGYSPERINPGDKVNTLTKIKKVTSGSTPEIATRIDELYASIITAGTHKAPSIKVAEASKAIENAQRDVNISFVNELALIFDRIGIDTNDVIEAAATKWNFLKYKPGLVGGHCIGVDPYYLAHKAESLGYHPQVILSGRRVNDQMGYFVASKVVKLMIEKDHKIKGAHALIMGITFKENCPDVRNTRVVDIYHELKQYGLDVTVYDPWADPEEVKKEYGVPTVTKLEGTEVFDAMVIAVAHREFLSFDFKKFGSSNAVIFDTKACIDRDLVDGRL